A window of Polypterus senegalus isolate Bchr_013 chromosome 14, ASM1683550v1, whole genome shotgun sequence contains these coding sequences:
- the tmem53 gene encoding transmembrane protein 53 encodes MGDSGLDYNIVFPEPYASEKYWFGRKEPVVILLGWAGCKDKHLAKYSSLYNKQGCIAIRYTAPSKAVFLYEPFGSKQLLTIAGKLLDLLLDYEVQENPLLFHVFSNGGFMLYRYIAQLLHSDPQFQNLKVVGTVVDSAPGNQNVVGSVRALNATLGTNTHLVIRYLALAIFTCMVFLLRVLLYSITKHIHENHFDAMLKEPSNWPHLYLYSKADRVIDHRDVERMVKARQQQGFPIKSVDFVTSEHVSHLRMFPELYSKHCIAFLDSCMLSSAGARIKVFSAAHK; translated from the exons ATGGGCGACTCGGGCCTGGATTATAATATTGTGTTTCCCGAGCCTTACGCCTCAG aaaAATACTGGTTTGGAAGAAAAGAACCTGTTGTGATTCTTTTGGGTTGGGCTGGATGTAAAGACAAACATCTTGCAAAGTACAGTTCTTTATATAATAAACAG GGGTGTATAGCCATTAGGTACACTGCCCCATCAAAGGCTGTGTTCTTATATGAGCCCTTTGGTAGCAAGCAACTGCTCACCATAGCTGGAAAGCTCCTGGATCTACTTCTAGATTATGAGGTACAAGAAAATCCCTTACTCTTCCATGTGTTCAGCAATGGTGGTTTTATGCTATATCGTTACATAGCTCAGCTTCTTCATAGTGATCCACAGTTCCAAAATTTAAAAGTTGTAGGCACAGTTGTGGACAGTGCACCTGGAAATCAGAACGTGGTGGGTTCTGTTCGGGCCCTCAATGCCACTTTAGGCACAAATACTCACCTTGTTATAAGGTATTTGGCATTGGCTATATTCACCTGCATGGTCTTCCTGTTACGAGTGTTGCTGTATTCGATAACCAAACACATCCACGAGAATCACTTTGATGCCATGCTAAAGGAACCTTCTAACTGGCCACATCTTTACCTGTATTCCAAAGCTGACCGAGTGATTGATCACAGGGATGTGGAGAGAATGGTGAAGGCACGACAACAGCAGGGATTTCCTATAAAAAGTGTGGACTTTGTCACATCTGAGCATGTCAGTCACCTCCGAATGTTTCCTGAACTGTATTCCAAACATTGTATTGCTTTCTTGGATAGCTGCATGCTAAGCTCAGCTGGAGCACGCATAAAGGTTTTTTCTGCTGCTCACAAATAA